The following proteins are co-located in the Manihot esculenta cultivar AM560-2 chromosome 9, M.esculenta_v8, whole genome shotgun sequence genome:
- the LOC110623572 gene encoding uncharacterized protein LOC110623572 translates to MGIVVYLDTILVPLSLFIMVGYHAYLWHCFKNKPTQTTIGIDSLRRKSWFLNIKEGDDKKNMLVVQSLRNTQMSTIFTASIAILVNLSLAALTNTAFNSIHLLSNPFFGLQFGRISVLKFGSASLFLLVSFLCSSMGLGFLVEANFLLNICEEFSSSPTYTQTVFERGFLLSLIGNRVLCITFPLLIWLLSPVAVALSSVALVWGLYGLDFHDKIGSRNLL, encoded by the exons ATGGGTATAGTTGTTTATCTTGATACCATATTGGTCCCTCTCAGTCTCTTCATTATGGTGGGTTACCATGCCTATCTATGGCATTGCTTCAAGAACAAACCCACTCAAACCACCATTGGAATCGACTCGCTCAGGAGGAAAAGTTGGTTTCTCAACATCAAAGAG GGTGATGATAAGAAGAATATGTTAGTAGTGCAGAGCTTGAGAAACACCCAAATGTCAACAATTTTCACTGCTTCAATAGCCATTCTCGTAAACTTATCATTGGCAGCTTTAACAAACACCGCTTTCAACTCAATCCATCTCCTCAGCAATCCATTTTTTGGGTTACAATTCGGGAGGATCTCTGTTTTAAAGTTCGGTTCAGCATCATTGTTTCTGCTGGTTAGTTTCTTGTGCAGCTCTATGGGCCTTGGATTCTTGGTTGAAGCCAATTTCTTGTTGAATATTTGCGAGGAGTTCTCATCATCGCCGACGTACACACAAACAGTATTTGAACGTGGGTTCTTGCTGTCTCTCATAGGTAACAGAGTCCTTTGCATCACTTTCCCTTTGCTGATATGGCTGCTCAGTCCAGTGGCTGTAGCCTTGTCGTCTGTGGCACTTGTCTGGGGGTTGTATGGGCTTGATTTTCATGACAAGATTGGGAGTAGAAACTTGCTTTAG
- the LOC110623009 gene encoding transmembrane protein 87B encodes MGEAEILSYRRCRLRFLVGLLLLCTTREVSSSIHEYHNEAFIPHSDGFFFHGGSEGLYSSKVHDSSSTSPDKPLQGKSFIRFEDVTFVRTKEAASKQNEMQQNTGLIEAIIFEVKDRERIGGAFLKTNAICCHPALAQTGSCTLGEVIIQKDQDNQEWPKRIQTSFAGKNEEVVMKPDTVEINTTGMYYLYFMFCNPELKGTLIKGRTVWKNPNGYLPGKMTPLMTFYGIMSLAYLALGLIWFLRFVQFWKDVIQLHYHITAVIALGMCEMAVWYFEYANFNSTGSRPMGVTLWAVTFRTVKKTLSRLLLLVVSMGYGVVRPTLGGITSRVLLLGLIYFIASEALELVEHLGNINDLSKKTELFLVLPVAFLDSCFIVWIFSSLSKTLEKLQMRRNMAKLDLYRKFTNSLAVSVLLSIAWIGFELYFNATDPLSELWQVAWIIPAFWTLLAYSLLVVICVLWAPSRNPTRYAYLEETGEDFDEEGISLTSTVDIAAKLERKGLGEDLEEDKRE; translated from the exons ATGGGCGAGGCAGAGATCCTGTCCTACAGGCGATGTAGGCTGAGATTTTTGGTAGGCTTACTATTATTGTGCACAACCAGAGAGGTAAGTTCATCGATTCATGAGTACCATAACGAAGCTTTTATTCCACACTCCGATGGCTTCTTCTTCCATGGCGGCAGTGAAGGCCTCTACTCTTCTAAAGTTCATGATTCCTCTTCCACTTCCCCTGACAAGCCCCTCCAAGGAAAATCCTTCATCAg GTTTGAAGATGTCACCTTTGTTAGGACAAAGGAGGCAGCAAGTAAGCAGAACGAAATGCAGCAGAACACTGGATTGATAGAAGCCATCATATTTGAGGTGAAAGACAGGGAAAGAATTGGAGGGGCTTTCCTAAAAACTAATGCAATTTGTTGTCACCCTGCTCTTGCTCAGACTGGGTCATGTACCCTAGGAGAGGTAATTATCCAGAAAGACCAAGATAACCAAGAATGGCCGAAACGCATTCAAACATCCTTTGCAGGAAAAAATGAAGAAGTTGTAATGAAACCTGACACTGTGGAAATAAATACTACTGGAATGTACTACCTTTACTTTATGTTTTGCAATCCAGAACTTAAGGGCACCTTAATCAAGGGAAGGACCGTGTGGAAGAATCCTAATGGTTATTTACCTGGGAAGATGACTCCTCTCATGACATTTTATGGAATCATGTCTTTGGCTTACCTTGCACTAGGACTAATCTGGTTCTTAAGGTTTGTTCAATTCTGGAAGGATGTCATACAGCTGCACTACCACATCACAGCAGTCATTGCACTTGGAATGTGTGAAATGGCCGTTTGGTATTTTGAATATGCCAATTTTAACTCAACTGGATCAAGGCCAATGGGTGTTACACTGTGGGCTGTCACCTTTAGGACTGTGAAGAAGACCCTATCTCGCCTCCTCCTTTTGGTTGTCTCCATGGGCTATGGTGTAGTAAGACCAACGCTCGGTGGTATAACATCAAGAGTACTTCTTCTTGGTCTGATATATTTTATTGCCTCAGAGGCACTTGAGCTTGTTGAACACTTAGGAAACATCAATGACTTGTCTAAGAAAACAGAGTTATTTCTAGTGCTTCCTGTTGCTTTCCTAGATTCTTGCTTTATTGTCTGGATCTTCTCATCTCTATCAAAAACTTTAGAGAAGCTTCAG ATGAGGAGAAACATGGCTAAACTAGATCTTTACCGTAAGTTTACCAATTCTCTTGCAGTCTCTGTTCTGCTCTCCATTGCCTGGATTGGCTTTGAG CTGTACTTCAATGCAACTGACCCTCTAAGTGAGCTATGGCAAGTTGCTTGGATCATTCCTGCTTTCTGGACTCTGCTTGCATACTCTTTATTGGTGGTGATTTGTGTCCTCTGGGCTCCTTCACGTAACCCAACTAG gtatgcatatttggaggagacaggagaggacTTCGATGAGGAAGGTATCTCATTAACAAGCACTGTGGATATCGCAGCGAAACTAGAAAGGAAAGGTCTGGGAGAAGATCTTGAGGAGGATAAGCGAGAGTAG
- the LOC110623660 gene encoding beta-hexosaminidase 2, which produces MIIVDDVRQTDRRRKPAMLLLPKCLYEAHYKSITIHYKRHTERMRLIIFSLSYTFLIWGIFSSLTPTYASAEINVWPKPTSLSWPHPQAALLSPGFYISSPNHPYLSPAVNRYLLQILTEHYQPVVEPSVNLSASAPPLQTLAIIVADLSAPLHHGVNESYSLFIPSDGDTANLTAETVWGAMRGLETFSQLVWGNPSRVPVGLYLWDSPLFPHRGIMLDTSRNYYPVKDLLRTIGAMSANKLNVFHWHITDSHSFPLVLPSMPELAAKGSYGPTMQYSPADVAAIVRFGLEHGVRVLPEIDSPGHTGSWAEAYPDIVTCANMFWWPAGSEWADRLASEPGTGHLNPLNPKTYEVVKNVISDIVTLFPEPFYHAGADEIIPGCWKADPAIQSFLSDNGTLSQLLEIFVNSTFPYIVSLNRTVVYWEDILLDDNVKVDASFLPPEQTILQTWNNGPNNTKLIVSAGYRAIVSSSEFYYLDCGHGDFIGNDSQYNQPPTSGDSGNGSWCGPFKTWQAIYNYDITYGLSQEETKLVLGGEVALWSEQADPTVLDARIWPRASAMAETLWSGNRDESGMKRYAEAMDRLNEWRYRMVSRGIRAEPLQPLWCIKNPGMCNTVNPFV; this is translated from the exons ATGATAATAGTGGATGACGTGAGACAGACGGACAGACGTAGAAAGCCGGCCATGCTTTTGCTTCCGAAATGCCTATATGAAGCCCATTACAAGTCGATCACTATTCACTATAAGCGTCACACGGAAAGGATGAGGTTAATCATCTTCTCCTTAAGCTACACGTTTTTGATATGGGGCATCTTTTCCTCCCTGACGCCGACGTATGCGTCTGCAGAGATCAACGTCTGGCCAAAGCCTACCTCTCTCTCATGGCCGCATCCACAGGCCGCTCTTCTCTCCCCTGGTTTCTACATCTCCTCCCCCAACCACCCTTACCTTTCCCCCGCTGTTAATCGCTACCTCCTTCAAATTCTAACCGAGCACTACCAACCTGTTGTCGAGCCCTCTGTTAATCTCTCTGCCTCAGCTCCTCCCTTACAGACTCTTGCCATCATCGTTGCTGATCTTTCCGCCCCACTCCATCATGGTGTCAATGAATCTTACAGCCTTTTCATCCCTAGTGATGGGGACACTGCTAATCTGACGGCTGAGACGGTATGGGGAGCCATGAGGGGTCTGGAGACGTTCTCCCAGCTGGTGTGGGGCAACCCTTCTCGCGTGCCGGTGGGGCTCTACTTGTGGGACTCGCCGCTCTTTCCTCACAGAGGGATTATGTTGGATACCTCCAGGAATTATTATCCGGTGAAGGACTTGTTGAGAACTATTGGGGCCATGAGTGCCAATAAACTCAATGTGTTCCACTGGCACATTACAGATTCTCATTCCTTTCCTTTGGTGCTGCCATCTATGCCTGAACTTGCAGCCAAGGGCTCTTATGGGCCAACCATGCAGTACTCTCCGGCGGATGTTGCAGCCATTGTTCGGTTTGGTTTGGAACACGGGGTTAGAGTTCTACCAGAAATCGACTCTCCAG GACACACAGGATCGTGGGCTGAAGCATACCCAGATATTGTGACATGCGCAAATATGTTCTGGTGGCCGGCCGGAAGTGAATGGGCTGACCGGCTTGCATCAGAACCAGGAACTGGCCATCTAAACCCACTGAACCCCAAGACATATGAAGTCGTAAAAAATGTAATTTCCGACATAGTTACCTTATTCCCTGAACCATTTTaccatgctggagctgatgaGATCATCCCAGGTTGTTGGAAAGCTGACCCAGCAATTCAATCTTTCTTATCTGATAATGGAACCCTTAGTCAACTCCTAGAGATCTTTGTCAATTCGACCTTCCCTTACATTGTATCACTCAATCGCACTGTGGTGTACTGGGAGGATATTTTATTGGACGACAATGTCAAAGTGGACGCCTCATTTCTTCCACCTGAGCAGACAATCCTTCAAACATGGAACAATGGTCCAAACAACACAAAACTCATCGTTTCTGCTGGTTACAGGGCTATTGTGTCATCTTCAGAATTCTATTATTTGGATTGTGGGCATGGCGACTTTATTGGGAACGACAGTCAATATAATCAGCCACCCACGAGTGGCGATTCTGGGAACGGATCATGGTGTGGACCATTCAAAACATGGCAAGCAATATATAATTATGACATAACATATGGGCTGAGCCAAGAAGAAACCAAATTGGTCCTTGGGGGAGAGGTGGCATTATGGTCAGAGCAAGCAGATCCAACAGTCCTTGATGCGAGGATTTGGCCTAGAGCTTCAGCAATGGCGGAGACGTTGTGGTCAGGGAACAGAGATGAGTCAGGCATGAAGAGATATGCTGAGGCAATGGATCGTTTAAACGAGTGGAGATATAGAATGGTTAGCAGAGGAATTCGAGCTGAACCTCTTCAGCCACTTTGGTGCATTAAGAACCCAGGCATGTGTAATACTGTTAATCCATTTGTTTAG